A single genomic interval of Flavobacterium sp. N2820 harbors:
- a CDS encoding GDSL-type esterase/lipase family protein, which produces MKSKILLLLFGLSFFGFAQENDSLLVPIDSVAFDVPVVDSIDVIFSGNDVQNVSAVSAFYEKLYQLEQTKQGKINIVHIGDSHIQADLFTAKIRSQFQSIFGNAGFGFTFPYSVAKTNNSAPIRYSASGSFQSYRNLYADSSKPVGLSGFSLETKSADFAIQLMVKDAQFNFTKLKVITPQNVNLFDVSVSNKSIVIERKVPKKITHKVKPGEVLGGIANRYNVSLKALKKANGLKSDMIRDGKILTIPTKGTQSKTITKTEYIPIDLQSTLFSNDYSSESPLDKIALVPNQEINEFALNGLVLENENSGVVYHCIGVNGAKASDYNKFPLFYDQLPALNPDLVIISLGTNESFDKQSGEQYYEHLDKMIVSIKEKNPQTAVLVMTSPPSILHRKYTNTFIEDYSAKIKEKAIEKKYAVWDMLYVLGGNKAIYRIAAKGYMARDKVHYSKAGYEKQAELFFEAFIQSYELFKSTK; this is translated from the coding sequence ATGAAGAGTAAAATACTACTGTTACTTTTCGGGCTTTCTTTTTTTGGTTTTGCTCAAGAAAATGATAGTTTATTGGTTCCAATAGATTCTGTAGCATTTGATGTTCCAGTTGTCGATTCAATTGACGTTATTTTTTCAGGAAATGATGTTCAAAATGTATCTGCTGTGAGTGCTTTTTATGAAAAGTTATATCAGCTAGAGCAAACTAAACAAGGAAAAATAAATATTGTTCATATTGGCGATTCACACATTCAAGCCGATTTATTTACAGCTAAAATTCGTTCGCAATTTCAAAGTATTTTTGGAAATGCTGGTTTTGGATTTACTTTTCCATACAGTGTTGCTAAAACGAACAACAGTGCACCTATTCGATATAGTGCTTCAGGAAGTTTTCAAAGTTATAGAAATTTGTATGCCGATAGTTCAAAACCAGTTGGATTGAGCGGATTTTCATTGGAAACAAAGTCAGCTGATTTTGCCATTCAATTGATGGTAAAAGATGCGCAATTTAATTTCACAAAATTAAAAGTAATTACACCTCAAAATGTAAATTTATTTGATGTTTCAGTGTCTAATAAAAGCATTGTTATTGAACGAAAAGTGCCGAAAAAAATCACGCATAAAGTAAAACCGGGTGAAGTTTTAGGTGGAATTGCCAATAGATATAATGTTTCTTTAAAAGCATTAAAAAAAGCAAACGGTTTAAAAAGTGATATGATTCGTGATGGGAAAATATTAACCATTCCAACGAAAGGAACACAATCAAAAACAATTACAAAAACAGAATATATACCGATAGATTTGCAATCGACTCTGTTTTCAAACGATTATAGTTCTGAATCACCTTTGGATAAAATAGCATTAGTTCCGAATCAAGAAATAAACGAATTTGCGTTAAACGGATTGGTTTTAGAAAACGAAAATTCGGGTGTGGTTTATCATTGTATTGGAGTTAATGGAGCAAAAGCTTCGGATTACAATAAATTTCCACTATTTTATGATCAATTGCCAGCATTGAATCCCGATTTAGTGATTATTTCTTTGGGAACCAATGAAAGTTTTGATAAACAATCGGGGGAACAATATTATGAACATCTGGATAAAATGATTGTTTCAATTAAAGAGAAGAATCCGCAAACGGCAGTGTTAGTAATGACATCGCCACCATCTATTTTGCATAGAAAATATACCAATACTTTTATCGAAGATTATTCGGCGAAAATCAAAGAAAAAGCAATTGAAAAAAAATATGCTGTATGGGATATGTTGTATGTTTTAGGTGGAAATAAAGCGATTTATAGAATCGCAGCAAAAGGATATATGGCAAGGGATAAAGTACATTATTCAAAAGCAGGCTATGAAAAACAAGCCGAATTATTTTTTGAGGCTTTTATACAATCATATGAATTATTCAAATCAACAAAATAG
- the argS gene encoding arginine--tRNA ligase, which translates to MTLHHTLTSHIQKAVLELFNISIEKVEFQATRKEFEGDITMVVFPLVKALKGNPVEIGNQIGSYLVANVNEVAKFNVVGGFLNIVISDAFYVEFFNTIKNNETFGFVVPKEEEKAVMVEYSSPNTNKPLHLGHIRNNLLGYSVAEIIKASGKKVYKTQIINDRGIHICKSMLAWQKFGNGQTPESTGLKGDKLVGNFYVEFDKQYKKEISALIAQGKTEEEAKKLAPSILEAQQMLLDWENGKPEVIALWKTMNQWVYDGFAQTYKNLGVNFDSYYYESNTYLLGKEVVQFGLEKGIFEKDPDGSVWIDLTADGLDRKIVLRSDGTAVYMTQDIGTAIQRVKDFPDVGGMVYTVGNEQDYHFKVLFLILKKLGFDWADSLYHLSYGMVELPSGKMKSREGTVVDADDLMAEMTTTAQTISEDLGKLEGYSEDEKAVLFKTIGLGALKYYMLKVDPKKQMLFNPEESVDFAGNTGPFIQYTYARIQSILRKADFDTSISISGLELHEKEKELIKQVQLFPEVIQNAAANHSPALIANYTYDLVKEFNSFYQQVSILGEENHDKKVFRVQLSKSVGNTIKNAFQLLGIEVPERM; encoded by the coding sequence ATGACATTACATCACACATTAACATCACACATCCAAAAAGCGGTTCTTGAATTGTTCAATATTTCTATCGAAAAAGTTGAATTTCAAGCTACAAGGAAAGAGTTTGAAGGTGATATTACGATGGTGGTTTTTCCTTTGGTTAAAGCTTTAAAAGGTAATCCGGTTGAAATTGGAAATCAGATAGGAAGTTACTTAGTGGCAAATGTAAATGAAGTGGCTAAGTTCAATGTTGTAGGTGGATTTTTAAACATCGTGATCTCGGATGCTTTTTATGTGGAATTTTTCAATACAATTAAAAACAACGAAACGTTTGGTTTTGTAGTTCCAAAAGAAGAAGAAAAAGCGGTAATGGTCGAATATTCTTCCCCAAACACGAACAAACCGTTGCATTTAGGTCACATCAGAAACAATTTATTGGGTTATTCGGTTGCCGAAATCATTAAAGCTTCTGGAAAAAAAGTATACAAAACACAAATCATTAACGATAGAGGAATCCATATCTGTAAATCGATGTTGGCTTGGCAGAAATTCGGTAACGGACAAACCCCAGAATCAACAGGATTGAAAGGGGATAAATTGGTTGGGAATTTCTATGTGGAGTTTGATAAACAATATAAAAAAGAAATTTCAGCATTAATCGCTCAAGGTAAAACCGAAGAAGAAGCAAAGAAATTGGCTCCTTCTATTTTAGAAGCACAACAAATGCTTTTAGATTGGGAAAATGGAAAACCAGAAGTTATTGCACTTTGGAAAACGATGAACCAATGGGTATATGATGGTTTTGCACAAACGTATAAAAATCTTGGCGTAAATTTTGATAGCTATTATTATGAATCAAACACCTATTTACTTGGAAAAGAAGTAGTGCAATTTGGTTTAGAAAAAGGCATTTTCGAGAAAGATCCAGATGGTTCAGTTTGGATTGATTTAACGGCGGATGGTTTAGATAGAAAAATCGTGCTTCGTTCAGACGGAACAGCGGTTTATATGACACAAGATATTGGAACAGCAATCCAACGTGTGAAAGATTTTCCTGATGTTGGCGGAATGGTTTATACGGTTGGAAACGAACAAGATTATCATTTTAAAGTATTATTCTTAATCTTGAAAAAGTTAGGATTTGATTGGGCAGATAGCTTGTATCATTTATCCTATGGAATGGTAGAATTGCCTTCAGGAAAAATGAAATCTCGTGAAGGAACAGTTGTAGATGCAGATGATTTAATGGCAGAAATGACTACAACAGCGCAAACTATTTCTGAAGATTTAGGAAAATTAGAAGGTTATTCTGAAGATGAAAAAGCGGTTTTATTCAAAACAATTGGTTTAGGTGCGTTGAAATATTACATGTTAAAGGTTGATCCGAAAAAACAAATGCTATTCAATCCAGAAGAATCTGTTGATTTTGCTGGAAATACTGGGCCATTTATTCAGTATACGTATGCTCGTATTCAATCGATTTTAAGAAAAGCAGATTTTGATACTTCGATTTCAATTTCAGGATTAGAATTACATGAAAAAGAGAAAGAATTAATCAAACAAGTGCAATTATTTCCTGAAGTAATTCAAAATGCAGCAGCAAATCATAGTCCGGCGTTGATTGCGAATTATACCTATGATTTGGTAAAAGAATTCAATTCGTTTTACCAGCAAGTTTCGATTTTAGGAGAAGAAAATCACGATAAAAAAGTATTTCGAGTACAATTGTCAAAATCTGTTGGAAACACGATAAAAAATGCATTTCAGTTATTAGGAATTGAAGTTCCTGAACGAATGTAA